In Ictalurus furcatus strain D&B chromosome 23, Billie_1.0, whole genome shotgun sequence, a single window of DNA contains:
- the tnfrsf11a gene encoding tumor necrosis factor receptor superfamily member 11A, with product MRAYFSTSWIFRGWIYCLIFALCIQTKHAKSPCNQMQYLWKGVCCSMCKPGTYRSAHCTENDDTRCRPCGKDEYQSEYNFEETCHPQKFCDEGKGFYRPSPSSTTELESCRCKEGFQCTTTYCEFCDKIKPCPPGQGLAGELGKQSCKDCDYGFFSDSTSAEACKKWTDCKAIGKTEEKPGSTEADVKCGPFVYTTSWAIVAIPCAIIVIFAVILSCYKDKLSILSVNLRTCIQNIKQSRIQQETLTPPFHSNCPLYEITSQEDDGTPEYLSMCSKANCDSPGLDKAQGNKKNTHSSKLERDQADGSSGSSTEGSEGPGSPFPGSSCSCLIMKEPMEVGENEDCSELVATGLAGCCSCAQGENMFAKPSKDSDVSLKEPPLCGSCYTESLSGCLQGSQELYMDYSNEAGKEVMSEIRDLHSDTSAYERNEPQCCSIESTAILSSLSTSNNQGLSLNSSTDNNQPKADADLEIQSQSSEAALTCAQVTGNNNTTFISTGQVMNFTGDVIMVYVSQTSLGSSGDEEPYASPVQEQSAECGIQNVPKSYQRSEEHERHIPVQEMTNQRPQLNLSV from the exons acAAAGCATGCCAAATCACCATGCAACCAAATGCAGTACCTCTGGAAAGGCGTATGCTGTAGCATGTGCAAACCTG GAACATATCGGTCTGCGCATTGCACTGAGAATGATGATACCAGGTGTCGACCATGCGGGAAGGACGAGTACCAGTCAGAATATAACTTCGAGGAGACGTGCCATCCACAGAAGTTCTGTGATGAGG GGAAAGGATTTTATCGTCCTAGTCCCAGTAGCACCACTGAGCTTGAATCATGTCGGTGTAAAGAGGGCTTCCAGTGTACCACCACCTATTGCGAGTTCTGTGATAAAATCAAACCCTGTCCTCCGGGCCAAGGACTTGCAGGGG AGCTTGGCAAACAGTCATGTAAGGACTGCGACTACGGATTTTTCTCTGATTCCACTTCAGCAGAAGCGTGCAAGAAATGGACAGA ctgtAAAGCCATTGGCAAGACTGAGGAAAAGCCAGGTAGCACTGAGGCAGATGTGAAGTGTGGACCCTTCG TGTACACGACATCATGGGCCATTGTGGCAATACCCTGTGCCATAATCGTCATATTTGCCGTGATTCTTTCCTGCTACAAGGATAAACTGAGCATTCTTTCAG tcAATCTACGAACCTGCATCCAGAACATTAAACAGAGCAGAATCCAACAA GAGACGCTAACACCGCCATTCCATAGCAACTGCCCCCTGTACGAGATCACGTCTCAGGAAGATGACGGTACTCCAGAATACCTGAGCATGTGCTCCAAAGCCAATTGTGATTCCCCTGGCCTAGACAAGGCTCAAGGAAACAAGAagaacacacactcctccaagCTGGAACGGGACCAGGCTGATGGATCATCAGGCAGCTCCACTGAGGGCTCTGAGGGTCCAGGTTCTCCATTTCCTGGCAGCTCCTGCAGCTGCTTGATCATGAAGGAACCGATGGAGGTTGGCGAGAATGAGGACTGCAGTGAACTGGTGGCTACGGGTCTGGCTGGCTGCTGTTCCTGTGCTCAGGGGGAGAACATGTTCGCCAAACCAAGCAAGGATAGTGATGTTAGCCTGAAAGAGCCTCCTCTGTGCGGGAGCTGCTACACTGAGAGCCTTTCTGGATGCTTGCAAGGCTCTCAGGAGCTCTATATGGATTACAGCAATGAAGCTGGCAAGGAGGTCATGTCAGAGATCAGGGATTTACACAGTGACACAAGCGCATATGAGAGAAATGAACCGCAATGCTGCAGCATCGAATCCACTGCCATACTATCATCGCTTAGCACCAGCAACAACCAGGGGCTCTCACTTAATTCCAGCACAGATAACAACCAGCCCAAAGCTGATGCGGATTTGGAAATCCAGAGCCAGAGCTCCGAGGCTGCTCTCACCTGTG ctcAGGTGACTGGaaacaacaacaccacattCATCTCCACCGGCCAGGTGATGAACTTCACGGGTGATGTTATCATGGTGTACGTCAGCCAGACATCACTGGGTAGCAGCGGAGATGAAGAGCCCTACGCCAGTCCAGTTCAGGAACAATCGGCTGAATGTGGCATTCAGAATGTGCCCAAATCCTACCAACGCTCAGAAGAGCATGAGAGACATATACCTGTGCAGGAAATGACAAACCAGCGCCCTCAGCTAAACCTCTCGGTCTAA
- the LOC128599395 gene encoding histone-lysine N-methyltransferase PRDM9-like, whose protein sequence is MRTVMCGATRVAAPTRLRVNLLPVKTMAESKSKSFCSVPQCSNSKQKQPYLRFHDFPSNKEQREKWVIAIRREEGPFFVIRRGSTYVCSQHFTAADYIEGRSRLKVGVVPSRFIWNDLHVTSQSLSASEGSRVRLGVEACGQEPPVVLEDALHDHDYVARAPAESFRPFIMASEERTLNSFSKPPHTPARSQLWQVAETDQESTSSEEHVIPVVQQNLRVHQKPLKENDEGHLCGDASSSLGQVILTDQKPTGEFERNLVKEEESEGEDYLSVDTSNPAGNLIPVDQQNEEFVRITVKEEEPEDEDYQCGATSSSVETAIPVDQQNGELESNAIKNDDSYLFCEHCRTFFINKCEVHGPALFITDTPVPMMSIDRARQTLPLGLEVQMSGIPNAGLGVFNKGETVPVGAHFGPYEGDLVDRDEAINSGYSWVIYRSSGCEEYIDGKRELYSNWMRYVNCARNGEEHNLVAFQYRGGILYRCSRPINPGQELLVWYEEEYARRLGLVFEYFWNIKSSTNEKSNSPLQVFSCSWCPLLYTSETSLSEHIKRCHCEESEMPQKKVETTSSTSQQTSSATLCINTSGTQLQKKVFQCSNCEKRFSHLSNFQIHMRVHTGEKPYRCSECGKSFAQQNNLQSHQRIHAGEKPYQCSQCGKSFNREDNLRIHRRIHTGEKPYCCGVCPKSFAHRSALRIHRRVHTGEKPYQYPHCPKSFSQLTHLQQHKLTHDREKPYQCLSCNKCFTQQCYLQAHQRIHTGEKPYCCTHCGKSFTHQSTLRRHGRVHTGDKPYQCSHCEKSFSHMSTFQIHQRTHTGEKPCECSECGKRFTHRQALLQHQRTHTGQKPYRCSQCEKSFRNQSHLRRHQRTHTGGKPHYCSRCGRSFCHASMFKTHKCVGMETSALP, encoded by the exons ATGAGAACAGTTATGTGCGGAGCTACTCGTGTAGCCGCGCCAACCCGTCTCAGGGTAAACTTACTTCCGGTGAAAACAATGGCCGAGTCTAAGAGCAAAAGTTTTTGTAGCGTGCCTCAGTGCAGCAAttctaaacaaaaacaaccgtATTTACGTTTTCACGATTTCCCTTCAAACAAAGAGCAAAGGGAGAAGTGGGTGATCGCTATTAGAAGGGAAGAAGGGCCTTTCTTTGTGATTCGGAGAGGTAGTACTTATGTCTGCAGTCAGCATTTCACTGCTGCAGACTACATTGAAGGAAGATCGCGGCTGAAGGTCGGTGTCGTTCCCAGTCGTTTTATATGGAATGATTTACATGTAACTTCTCAAAGTCTGTCTGCTTCTGAGGGATCTAGGGTTCGGCTGGGCGTGGAGGCGTGCGGTCAGGAGCCGCCGGTGGTCTTGGAAGATGCTCTCCATGATCACGACTATGTGGCGCGCGCACCTGCCG aatcTTTTAGACCTTTTATAATGGCATCAGAAGAAAGAACCTTAAATTCTTTCAGTAAACCTCCACACACTCCTGCTCGCTCACAG CTTTGGCAGGTTGCAGAGACGGACCAAGAGTCAACAAGCTCTGAGGAACATGTCATCCCTGTGGTCCAGCAGAACTTAAGAGTCCATCAAAAGCCCCTAAAAGAGAACGATGAAGGCCACCTTT GTGGAGACGCATCGAGTTCACTAGGACAAGTCATCCTTACGGACCAGAAACCTACAGGAGAATTTGAGAGGAATCTTGTCAAAGAGGAAGAATCAGAAGGGGAAGACTACCTCT CTGTAGACACGTCAAATCCCGCGGGAAATTTGATCCCTGTTGACCAGCAGAACGAAGAATTTGTGAGGATCACAGTAAAAGAGGAAGAACCTGAAGATGAAGACTACCAGT GTGGAGCCACGTCGAGCTCAGTGGAAACTGCCATCCCTGTGGACCAACAGAACGGAGAATTGGAGAGCAACGCCATAAAAAATGATGACAGCTACCTCT TCTGTGAGCATTGCAGAACGTTCTTCATCAACAAATGTGAAGTTCATGGTCCAGCTCTCTTCATCACTGATACTCCTGTTCCCATGATGTCCATTGACCGAGCCAGACAAACCCTGCCCCTTGGTCTAGAAGTTCAGATGTCTGGTATTCCCAACGCAGGCCTGGGAGTGTTTAATAAAGGAGAGACTGTGCCAGTAGGTGCTCACTTTGGGCCCTATGAGGGAGACCTGGTGGACAGAGATGAAGCAATAAACAGTGGATACTCTTGGGTG atatACAGGAGCAGTGGATGTGAGGAATATATAGATGGCAAGAGAGAATTGTATTCTAACTGGATGAG GTATGTGAATTGTGCTCGTAATGGTGAAGAGCATAATCTCGTGGCGTTTCAGTATCGTGGCGGGATTCTGTACCGTTGCTCTAGACCCATCAATCCAGGACAAGAGCTTTTGGTGTGGTACGAAGAGGAGTATGCCAGACGCCTTGGCCTTGTGTTCGAATACTTCTGGAACATAAAGAGCTCCACAAATG AAAAGAGCAATTCCCCGTTGCAAGTTTTCTCCTGCTCCTGGTGTCCGCTTTTATATACATCCGAAACATCCCTCAGCGAACACATCAAGAGATGCCACTGTGAAGAATCGGAGATGCCACAGAAAAAAGTCGAGACAACAAGCTCTACTAGTCAGCAAACGTCTTCTGCTACTCTCTGCATTAACACCTCTGGCACCCAGCTTCAGAAAAAAGTCTTCCAATGCTCAAATTGTGAAAAACGTTTTTCTCACCTGAGTAATTTCCAAATACACATGCGCGTCCACaccggagagaagccgtatcggTGTTCCGAGTGCGGGAAAAGTTTCGCTCAACAGAACAATCTTCAGTCACATCAACGCATTCACGCGGGcgagaagccgtatcagtgttcgcagtgcgggaagagttttaatcgaGAGGACAACCTCCGAATTCACCGGCGCATccatacaggagagaaaccgtacTGCTGCGGAGTGTGTCCCAAGAGTTTTGCTCACCGGAGCGCTCTTCGAATACACCGGCGCgtccacacaggagagaagccgtatcagtaTCCGCACTGCCCGAAGAGTTTTTCTCAACTGACTCATCTGCAACAGCACAAGCTCACGCACGACAGGGAAAAGCCGTACCAGTGTTTAAGCTGTAACAAGTGTTTTACTCAGCAATGCTATCTCCAAGCACACCAGCGCATacacacgggagagaagccgtattgCTGTACGCActgcgggaagagttttacacaCCAGAGCACCCTGCGGCGACATGGGCGCGTTCACACCGGAGACAAGCCGTATCAGTGCTCGCACTGCGAAAAGAGTTTCTCTCACATGAGCACGTTCCAGATACACCAGCGTactcacacaggagagaagccgtgcGAGTGTTCGGAGTGCGGGAAACGTTTTACGCACCGACAAGCCCTGCTACAACACCAGCGCACtcacacaggacagaagccGTATCGCTGCTCGCAGTGCGAGAAGAGTTTCCGTAACCAGAGTCATCTCCGACGACACCAGCGTACTCACACAGGAGGAAAGCCACATTACTGCTCAcggtgtgggcggagcttctgtcATGCAAGTATGTTTAAGACACACAAGTGTGTTGGCATGGAGACATCAGCTCTTCCCTAA